A stretch of Bombina bombina isolate aBomBom1 chromosome 2, aBomBom1.pri, whole genome shotgun sequence DNA encodes these proteins:
- the LOC128649491 gene encoding cold-inducible RNA-binding protein B isoform X2: MSDEGKLFIGGLSFDTNEQNIEQVFCKYGQIQEVVVVKDRETKRSRGFGFVTFENPEDAKDAMAAMNGKSVDGRQIRVDQAGKSSGDRRGGYRGGSSGGRGFFRGGSRGRGGDRGYGGGSNRFEGGRSGGYGGSSGSRDYYGSGRSQGSYGDRSGGSYRDSYDSYG; this comes from the exons ATGTCTGACGAAGGAAAACTCTTTATTGGTGGTCTGAGCTTCGACACCAATGAGCAGAATATAGAACAAGTGTTCTGTAAATACGGACAAATCCAAGAGG TGGTAGTCGTGAAGGATCGGGAGACTAAGAGATCAAGAGGTTTTGGCTTTGTTACATTTGAAAATCCAGAGGATGCTAAAGATGCCATGGCGGCAATGAATGGCAAG TCTGTTGATGGACGTCAGATCCGTGTTGATCAGGCAGGCAAGTCCTCTGGTGATAGGAGGGGAGGCTACAGAGGAGGTTCATCTGGCGGCAGAGGATTTTTCCGTGGAGGCAGCAGAGGCCGTG gtggagACAGAGGTTATGGTGGAGGAAGCAACCGGTTTGAAGGTGGCAGAAGTGGAGGGTATGGCGGCAGCAGTGGGTCACGGGATTATTATGGCAG TGGTAGGAGTCAAGGAAGCTATGGTGACCGATCAGGAGGATCATACAGAGACAGTTATGACAGCTATG gtTAA
- the LOC128649491 gene encoding cold-inducible RNA-binding protein B isoform X1 — MSDEGKLFIGGLSFDTNEQNIEQVFCKYGQIQEVVVVKDRETKRSRGFGFVTFENPEDAKDAMAAMNGKSVDGRQIRVDQAGKSSGDRRGGYRGGSSGGRGFFRGGSRGRGGDRGYGGGSNRFEGGRSGGYGGSSGSRDYYGSGRSQGSYGDRSGGSYRDSYDSYATHNE, encoded by the exons ATGTCTGACGAAGGAAAACTCTTTATTGGTGGTCTGAGCTTCGACACCAATGAGCAGAATATAGAACAAGTGTTCTGTAAATACGGACAAATCCAAGAGG TGGTAGTCGTGAAGGATCGGGAGACTAAGAGATCAAGAGGTTTTGGCTTTGTTACATTTGAAAATCCAGAGGATGCTAAAGATGCCATGGCGGCAATGAATGGCAAG TCTGTTGATGGACGTCAGATCCGTGTTGATCAGGCAGGCAAGTCCTCTGGTGATAGGAGGGGAGGCTACAGAGGAGGTTCATCTGGCGGCAGAGGATTTTTCCGTGGAGGCAGCAGAGGCCGTG gtggagACAGAGGTTATGGTGGAGGAAGCAACCGGTTTGAAGGTGGCAGAAGTGGAGGGTATGGCGGCAGCAGTGGGTCACGGGATTATTATGGCAG TGGTAGGAGTCAAGGAAGCTATGGTGACCGATCAGGAGGATCATACAGAGACAGTTATGACAGCTATG CTACACACAACGAGTAA